The nucleotide window CAATAATAAAGCAACAGTGAATTTCTAAGCAAGACACAATTCAAAGATTTTCTGTCTCACAGTGCCTGTTGAGAGTCACAGGATGAGAATACGTCTCCTGGTTGGGATGATCCGTGGTGTTTATGGAAAATCATAAGTTTTCATTTTCTGTGTAAGCCTTTGAAGTCACTTTTTCCCCCAGCTTTGTGGAATTCTAGTAATGTTGGAATTTGGGGGCTTTTTCATTTGTGGAAATATATTGCCTTACATTCCTTAGGGAGATTCATGGTTTTTTCTTCGGTTTATTTTACTGACTGCCAATCTACCCCCGTATACTTATAATCATTACAAAAATTccaaatggaaagaaaatatCTAAATTGgtatttaaaaatatttcaaaaggGCCCTTGCAACGGGATACTCTCCAACTTTAAAAAACTTGCTGAGATGTAAAAGACTCATagacctcttcccccctccaggaaaagaaaaaaccaaTCCACGGTGCAGATTTTCCTTTGGACTTGCATTAAGAATTCAGGAAACCTCCAAATTTAAAAAGGACAGAGAAAgtgcagcgaagcagcgtggctcactggaaagagaacaggcttcggagtcagaggtcatgggttcaaatcccagctccgccatttgtcagctgtgtgactttgggcaagtaacttatcttctctgtacctcagttccctcatctgtaaaatggggattaagactccgagccccctgtgggacaacctgatcaccttgtaacctccccagcgctttgaacagtgctttgcacattgtaagcgtttaataaatgccattactgttattattattattattattaaaagtgttaTGAAAAGGAAAACATTGCACAAGATAGTGAGTCACTTCTAATGCATTATTATAGATTGTTGAAAAGTCATTATTCTGGACAACGCTGGtggtaaaaaaagaaaagcagtgcTTGAGTAGAATCCttgagtaattattattatggcatttgtaaagcgcttactatgtgccggacactactaagcaaatcgggtggggcacagtccctttccctgtcccatgtggggctcataatcttgatccccattttccagatgaggtaactgaggcccagagaagtgatgtggcttgcccaagatcacacaacagacaaggggtagagccaggattagaacacagaataataataataataatgttggcatttgttaagcgcttactatgtgcaaagcactgttctaagcactgggggggggtacaaagtgatcaggttgtcccacgtggggctcacagtcttaatccccattttacagatgaggtaacaggctcagagaagttaagtgacttacccaaggtcacacagcagacatgtggcggagccgggattcgaacccatgaccttctgattcccaggcccgggctctatccacgatgCCGTGCGGCTACTCACAAAGAAAAAGCAAATGGGTGAGCAAAGAGCCCAAAGCAACGAGCCCAAATCTGACCCAGGGCGTCCTGTGGGCTGATGGCCAATAAATGATACCAAATGAGGCCTACTGCGTCATCCACATGGCACGTTAGGATTGTCAAGCCATTTTGCCGAAATACCCCGGGGGTTACGGTACTGAGTTCAGAATAGAACGCCCTCCCGTAGTCGGCGTTTAGGGGTCTCGAGGAGTCAAGGCGCTCTGCCGTTAAATTAACATCCATCAGAGGTTCGGCCAAAGTCAACGAATCCCGGCTAACCGGACGTCTCGCCATCAATACCCTTAAAACGGCTCCGCTCTCGGATTGCGGACTTCGGTGGTCGTCCCCAGCTGGACGGATGGGGCCCCGGTGGAACGCGGCTCCCGACGGGAGGAAAGTTGCCCGTCCTGCTTCTTCCTTTTCCCAGTGCGGTCTGTGATGCCGATGTGTCCTTAAGTAGGTGGAAGCATTCCTCATTTATCATCCGGGAGCCTCAGACCCCTCGGGTTCAACTCCAGCTCGGGCGTATCCGATAGCCAGAGAGGCGGCTCGAGCTGGATGTGATTCCGATGAGCCCCATGGTCTGTGTGGGGAGAGGACTTTTTCTCCAAACAATTTCCGGTAAGAGGGTAAATAAAGGGACCCAATCTCCCCCAGGCAGTGGCTCAAACCTTGGGAAtatcgatcaattaatcgtatttgagtgcttactgtgtgcagagcactgtacggggtGCTTAGGAGAAAACGGTCTATCAGTCAAACCAGTCtaatttgtttttatggtatttgttaagcgcttactaagtgacaggccctgtactaagcgctggggtagatagaagctaatcggattggacacggtctccgtcccacatggggctcacgatcttagtccccattttacagatgaggtaaccgaagcccacggaagtgaaacgacttgcccaagttcaaggggtggacgggtggcagagctgggattagaacccgggtccttctgactcctaggctcgggctctatccactgggccacgctgcctctttgcTCGGTGATCTGAAATTGAAGCTTTTTCTCAGGCCCAGAGGGTTGCTGGAACAGAAATGGGGATTTCTCatgacaagtacaataataataaatgtggtaccggttaagcattttctatgtcccgagcactatactaagcgccggggtcgatacaagatcatcaggtcaaacacagtctctgtcccctctggggctcacggggagggacaacaggtaccgaaacccagagaagtgaagaaacgaTCACAGGTGCGCACACCgggcaagtgctggagccgggattagaacccaggtccccgacacccacctaggagtcaaaaggatctaggttctaatcccggctccgccgctcgcctgctgccgggtgaccttgggaagttactccatttctcttcgcctcagttacttcatctataaaaatgaGGAATAAGGCTATGATGTGGAACAGAccgtggaccgtctctatatgtcgccaacttgtacttcccaagcgcttaatacagtggtctgcacacagtaagtgctcaataaatgcgattgaatgaatgaatctgataagCCCatgtctacaccagcacttagtacagcgcatgtctgtctgtctcccccctctaagctGTCAGTTtgttatagacagggaatgtgccttctaattcttagtacaagcgcttagtacagtgctctgcacctattaagtgctcggtaaatatcattgcctggcacagagtaggcgcttaacgaataccattaaaaaaaaaagcacaccgAGATCCCCTATTCGCCACTAAATCCACTTACGTTCTGTCGGCCCATCGGCCACAGTCCTCTTGGGCCACGTGAGGCAGGGGTCGGTCGGTCATAcggatcgagcgcttactgtgtgcaaagcactgtactgaatgccgggAATAAAACAATCCAACAGACACCCCGATGAGCTTCCAGCGTAGAGGGGCAGAGAGCGGTTCCGTGGGGCCTACGCTTCTGGTCAGTCCGGTTCCGTGGTGGTGGCgacggccggaggaggaggaagaagagggagaggggggcccgGCTGGAGCTCCcgagccgcctcctcctcctcctcctcggcaatCTCCGCTCTGCGGCGTCTCCCGGGCTGGGGCTCGGGGGTCTCCTCGGCCCAGCGGCCCACGCGGCGCACGCCCTTGGCCACCTTGGGCGCGTTGCGGCAGGGGTTGTGGTCGTAGATGACCAGCTTCAAGCCGGGCAGGTGGGCCAGGCTGGGGAAGTAGCGGATGGCGTTGCGGTCCACGTCGATGACCTCCAGGCCGGGCATGCGGAGCAGCACGGGGGGGAAGTCGGCCAGCTGGTTGCCCGAGAGCCAGATGGCGCGGAGCTCCCGCAGGCGCCACAGCTGGGCCGGGAGGAGGCGGAGGCCGTTGGAGCCGGCGTGCAGCGTCCTGAGCAGGCCCAGCTCGCAGACCACGGCCGGCAGCCGGCCCAGCCGGTTGGACTCGATCCACAGGGTCTGGAGGTTCCCCAGGAGGCTCAGCTCGGCGGGCAGGTCGCGCAGCTTGTTGTTGCCCAGGTAGAGGATGCCCAGCTGCTTCAGGGCGCACACGGCCGGCGGCAGGGCCTTGAACTTGTTGAAGTCCAGGGCCAGGATctgcaggtggcggagccggcccAGCTCGGGCGGGAGGCTGGCCAGCTTGTTGTCGCTCAGGTAGAGCTTCACCAGGTCCCCGAAGGAGCAGACCCGCGGCGGGAGGAGGCGCAGGCGGAGGCCGCTCAGGTCCACCGTACGGTCAGCCGGCATCTCCCCGACGGGCCCGGGGCCCCAGGCCGCCGGGCAGCTCACCGCGCTGCCCATGGCGGGGACGGTCCCGTCTCCCGGAGGCCCCTCCGCGCTCCCCGTTATATCCCACCACTTACGTGGCAACCCCCTTCGTCTGGAGAGCTGAGAAATGTCCCTGATAACGGAATGAGTGTGGGGTGATGGGAAAAACGCACGCCACCCCGAAGGCCCGCTCGCGCGGCGTCGAGAGGGACGAGGTGGCTGGGGgctgagagaaagggagagccgcccccgtccccctctcccggcccccctccgccCGTCTGGTCCGAATCgccgggccggggaagggggccCGCTCACCTAGGTGAACTCACGGATCGACcggtgggtatttattgagcgctgactgtttgcCGAGCGCCGTaccgaacgcttgggagagcacggtaagATCTGCCAGCCCCGGGCCTACCCCTGGATTTTGAAGCAGAGCTAACCACCAAATTTCAGGCTGAGCGGACGTGTCGGGTGTGTCGTCGTGcgccgggaacgtgtctgtttattgtgatattccgctctcccgagcgctcagtacaatgctttgcccacagtaagcgctcaatacggtcgaatgaatgaggTGATGTTTCCGGTCCCCGTCGGGGTGTCCCGTCCGGGTGGAAGTTCTGAGTTTTCCTCGGGGAAAAAATCTGTCGGCTTCGCCTTGACCATCACAATGGGGTCAAACCAGCCCTTTCTCACTCTTTGGGCTGAAAATGGCCGGAGGCTCCTGGAGAGAGGAGCCTGGTGTTAGTAAATAGTTCCCTGCTGGAGCTGGGGTGCTTAGGCCTGACCATTCCCCTGAGCGGTCACCCCAAAGCTTTCAATGCTGGGCTCTCAGACTGGCGCATCCCAGGTCTTTAACGGGGCCTGATGGTCTTCAGTCAGGACTGAAAAGACACACAATAACGGCTCTCTGCCCTACTAGCTCTTTGAAACCtatctccctccccaacaaccccCAGAAAA belongs to Tachyglossus aculeatus isolate mTacAcu1 chromosome 14, mTacAcu1.pri, whole genome shotgun sequence and includes:
- the LRRC10 gene encoding leucine-rich repeat-containing protein 10, with the protein product MPADRTVDLSGLRLRLLPPRVCSFGDLVKLYLSDNKLASLPPELGRLRHLQILALDFNKFKALPPAVCALKQLGILYLGNNKLRDLPAELSLLGNLQTLWIESNRLGRLPAVVCELGLLRTLHAGSNGLRLLPAQLWRLRELRAIWLSGNQLADFPPVLLRMPGLEVIDVDRNAIRYFPSLAHLPGLKLVIYDHNPCRNAPKVAKGVRRVGRWAEETPEPQPGRRRRAEIAEEEEEEAARELQPGPPLPLLPPPPAVATTTEPD